The region TAAAAACTCAAGATCCTTTCTCATCTCTTCTTCATCAAACTTAGGCCATCTATAAGAGGTAGTTGTCTTGGTGCTCCATTGGTTTACCCATGTTTTGGCTGTCTATTCCTCACGTCTCTATTAAGGCTTTTTGGCAAACTTTATTTGTTTTTCCTCTATTTGGtgttatggtcttgtgatatcaATGTCTCCTTCTGATGGCAATAGAGTTGGCTGCTAGGGTTTTTCTTGAGAACTGGATTCAGTTGGGCTTAACCCTTTTGTTGTAACTAGTATTCTTTATGAATGACATctcattttgaaaaagaaaagaaaaaaccttgGATAAAATCCACTATCATTGTATAATATAAGAATATCCATCCTGCTCACCATcatcaatattattttaaattatcctCATTTCTATGTACTTTCAATTGCTTGCATGTGCTAAGAACTagttatatatattctttttcatGGTTGTTGGAACATGAGATGATAGATGCTACTGTGCTAACAAAATGTTATGTTATAAAGACAAAGGTCCTTGTCATTGTCAACTACTACTCTATATTCTATTTTAAACCTAAACCTTACTCTTcattatatatttgaaatgaaaagcaAGTCCTCATTATTCTTATCTTTGCACTATCGAATTGTAAATGAATAATGACCGTTTTCCATTAATTAATGAGCTTCGACGGAATcttgtcttttttctttttctttttttagtttaaaCAGGCAAATAATTGGGGATATATATAAGGGTTAATTCattatttagttttttaattatactcatttttttattttagtatttaaattctTTTTCGTCCTAagttattttctaatttaatactTCAAGTCTACCTccgttatattttaaaattttataatattttaaaattttttatatattatatatttttatatttttaattaatataatatatgatagaaaaaatataaaaagagagacACATGACGTAATTTAATAATGCCACATGGCAGGTCAACATTTGGTCAATTCCAATCAATGTTCGGTCAACAACAGTCAATGGCTGATCAACAATCGATCAAAATCAACagtgtttttaatatttaaatgtttagtattacaaagtttaatttaatatgtttatttttaataaatttaattggcATGTGACATTTTTCATTAGTCAAAAATAGATTACGTGGTACTTTTCTATTAGTCAAAGTGGCTTAACAGATTTTTTTTAATGGACATtacaaaatggataaaaaaaattagagaaaattcaTACTCTTGTTATGAAATTGAGACCAAGAGTTTAAGCACCAAATCTTAAATTAAGGCAATATATAATACAACGCACAACAATACGAATGAAGTGGGTAATTATAGGATTTAAGGATACAAGTAATTATATATAATGACTACACTTGGATCAATAATTTTGAATCTATGTGGTGAGTTAAGTACATCCATGGGAATATAAACtataattttgttatttaaaattcATCTCATATCAACTGATACATGTCTACTGCAAACTCTGTTTTACTAAAACAGTTCATCACACTTCTACGTTTCGACTTCGGAGTTACGTCATCAGATGTCAACGTGGACGACGGAGATGACGGCGACTGAGCCGATGAACAAGCGGAAGACGGCTCAGGGGATCTTCGCTTGTTACTGCTCACTCTCACCGGCTCCACCTGATTCGAGCCGATGAGGTGGGGAAAATTCAGCTTCGCCTTTGCACCACGCATATTAAAAGCCGCTCTGTCGTAAGCTAGCGCAGCACCCTCGGGAGTCTCGTATGTACCGAGCCAGATCCTCGCACCGTTTCGTTTCGGATCTCTTATCTCCGCCGCGTATGTCCCCCACGGTCTTCTCCTTACTCCCCTGTAATTCACCTTCTTCGGCGCCGCCTGAGGTTTAGGGACAGCCGCGGTAGTCTCCATCTCAGAAGTCACTTCTAAGCTGGGAAATGAAACATTATTAACGGCGACTTTCTCCTCCGCTGCTTCAAACAACTGATCAAAAATTATCCATTGATCCACATTAATCGCATCATCATGAAGCTCACTCTTTGGTAGATTTTCCACAACCTGTCCTGGAATTGTATCAAAATCATCTTCCAAAAGATACTGACGAATCGAGTCCAAGAGGCTGAGGTCAAAATTTGAAGCACTATCAC is a window of Gossypium hirsutum isolate 1008001.06 chromosome D08, Gossypium_hirsutum_v2.1, whole genome shotgun sequence DNA encoding:
- the LOC107919018 gene encoding pathogenesis-related genes transcriptional activator PTI5 → MYCDSASNFDLSLLDSIRQYLLEDDFDTIPGQVVENLPKSELHDDAINVDQWIIFDQLFEAAEEKVAVNNVSFPSLEVTSEMETTAAVPKPQAAPKKVNYRGVRRRPWGTYAAEIRDPKRNGARIWLGTYETPEGAALAYDRAAFNMRGAKAKLNFPHLIGSNQVEPVRVSSNKRRSPEPSSACSSAQSPSSPSSTLTSDDVTPKSKRRSVMNCFSKTEFAVDMYQLI